A window of Primulina tabacum isolate GXHZ01 chromosome 4, ASM2559414v2, whole genome shotgun sequence contains these coding sequences:
- the LOC142542212 gene encoding uncharacterized protein LOC142542212 isoform X1: protein MGIDLDPLDDIFAVGPIKNARPAGKFQPKAKLRTPRNDSTPTLISSSSTSLVNEVVENEISEPATIAKPSEHNDQWNYGSVSFLDEKVAKSTVSLQSGLDVVPNDSGGWHSCMEKSVSENADIFVGLDSLDDFITHTASDIEGNIHPQETRTVNVSNYHDGEGGLSIPILSSVDDSNQTSKESDALSFPFSVGECTVLSSDGVCHMDNGVMETSEMDVMDMENVSELITRSYKRTGKFHPKSKLKMQEICQRRIECVSSPFCPQQVSAEINFANKEPLPAFEHEDVLDLSSIGFTPAIPVDATSDLPVNDESMNLMEMNQLVSGIHLDSVPEFPAKLDSRRAKARKNDAPAASDSSQPQENVFTSTRENEPGRSLRPRKPKKNICELVDESEDDILAGRVSADERLGSSALEDNINNEEYQVGSEFGTKKAKRKSKKQDSKKEKTVRKRRNSKGASEQDVDAKPKKFSHSTRRRKVDRVLLETPEDEIDYQKVPLRDLILLAEHKERQMKKEESAAGAPSTKPSHDNSFEFFNEDNNGHLSPRVEESGTYFNYQTYMDRTPITRWSKQDTELFYEGVRQFGTDLSLIQQLFPGRTRRQVKLKYKKEEREQPLRLRDALTNRAKDHSHFEAVIVRLQQIAAEENENADKNGSTELGDNDVADEGIPDVSDVNDEEAKNGQQIEEQEKEEDIGQGLAEDGSPLKLYNSEDDLFRWSQYKTDA from the exons ATGGGGATTGATTTGGATCCATTGGATGACATATTTGCTGTTGGACCTATAAAGAATG CTCGACCCGCCGGAAAGTTCCAGCCTAAGGCAAAGTTACGAACACCAAGAAATGACTCTACCCCAACTTTGATTTCTTCCTCTAGTACATCACTAGTAAATGAGGTTGTAGAGAACGAGATAAGTGAGCCTGCGACAATTGCAAAGCCATCAGAACATA ATGATCAGTGGAATTATGGGTCAGTGAGCTTCTTGGATGAGAAGGTTGCCAAGTCAACTGTTAGTTTGCAGTCTGGTTTGGATGTTGTGCCCAATGATAGTGGAGGCTGGCATTCTTGCATGGAGAAGTCGGTCAGTGAG AATGCTGATATATTTGTTGGATTGGATTCCCTTGATGATTTTATTACTCACACTGCTTCAGATATCG AAGGTAATATTCATCCTCAAGAGACAAGAACTGTTAATGTCTCCAACTATCATGATGGAGAAGGGGGGCTTTCTATTCCAATTCTTTCATCTGTTGATGACTCAAACCAGACAAGTAAAGAAAGTGATGCGCTATCATTTCCTTTCTCTGTTGGGGAATGTACTGTTTTAAGTAGTGATGGAGTTTGTCATATGGACAACGGAGTAATGGAAACCAGT GAAATGGATGTCATGGATATGGAAAACGTGTCCGAGTTAATTACTAGATCTT ACAAGAGAACTGGAAAATTTCACCCCAAGTCAAAATTGAAAATGCAGGAGATATGTCAACGCAGAATTGAGTGTGTTTCTAGCCCATTTTGTCCACAACAGGTTTCCGCTGAAATTAATTTTGCTAATAAGGAACCGCTTCCTGCATTTGAACATGAGGATGTTCTCGATCTTTCATCCATAGGATTTACTCCTGCCATTCCTGTTGATGCTACCTCTGATCTGCCTGTGAATGATGAATCCATGAATCTTATGGAAATGAACCAGTTGGTTTCAGGCATCCATCTGGACAGCGTCCCAGAATTTCCTGCTAAACTT GATTCACGCAGGGCAAAGGCAAGAAAAAACGATGCTCCTGCTGCGTCAGATTCTTCTCAACCACAGGAAAACGTTTTCACATCCACTCGAGAAAATGAACCTGGTAGATCTTTAAGGCCAcgaaaacccaaaaaaaatatatgcgAACTAGTTGATGAGTCAGAAGATGATATTCTTGCTGGTAGGGTGTCTGCAGATGAACGTCTTGGCAGTTCTGCTCTAGAGGACAACATTAACAATGAGGAATATCAAGTGGGCAGCGAGTTTGGAACAAAAAAGGCGAAGAGGAAGTCTAAGAAACAAGATagcaaaaaagaaaaaactGTTAGAAAGCGGAGGAATTCCAAGGGAGCCTCAGAGCAGGATGTTGATGCAAAGCCTAAAAAGTTCTCGCATTCTACACGGAGAAGAAAAG TGGACAGGGTTTTGCTTGAAACGCCAGAAGATGAAATTGATTACCAAAAGGTGCCTCTTAGGGATTTAATTCTGCTTGCAGAGCACAAAGAGCGGCAGATG AAAAAAGAAGAATCAGCAGCAGGAGCACCCTCGACAAAACCGAG CCATGATAACTCTTTTGAGTTCTTCAATGAAGATAATAATGGACATTTAAGTCCTAGGGTTGAAGAGAGCGGCACCTATTTCAACTATCAGACTTACATGGATAGAACACCAATTACACGATGGTCAAAACAGGACACTGAATTGTTCTATGag GGTGTGAGACAGTTTGGGACAGACCTTTCTTTGATTCAACAACTTTTTCCTGGTCGTACACGACGTCAAGTAAAGCTGAAATACAAAAAAGAAGAACGAGAGCAACCATTGAGGCTTCGTGATGCTTTGACAAATCGAGCTAAAG ATCATTCCCATTTTGAAGCAGTGATTGTGCGGCTACAACAAATAGCAGCTGAAGAAAATGAGAATGCTGATAAAAATGGCTCTACTGAGTTGGGAGATAATGATGTGGCAGATGAGGGAATTCCAGATGTTTCCGATGTCAAT GATGAAGAAGCTAAGAATGGGCAGCAGATCGAGGAACAAGAGAAAGAGGAAGACATAGGGCAAGGCTTGGCAGAAGATGGAAGCCCTTTGAAGTTATATAACAGTGAGGATGATTTGTTTAGATGGAGCCAGTATAAGACTGATGCATGA
- the LOC142542212 gene encoding uncharacterized protein LOC142542212 isoform X2, with amino-acid sequence MGIDLDPLDDIFAVGPIKNARPAGKFQPKAKLRTPRNDSTPTLISSSSTSLVNEVVENEISEPATIAKPSEHNDQWNYGSVSFLDEKVAKSTVSLQSGLDVVPNDSGGWHSCMEKSNADIFVGLDSLDDFITHTASDIEGNIHPQETRTVNVSNYHDGEGGLSIPILSSVDDSNQTSKESDALSFPFSVGECTVLSSDGVCHMDNGVMETSEMDVMDMENVSELITRSYKRTGKFHPKSKLKMQEICQRRIECVSSPFCPQQVSAEINFANKEPLPAFEHEDVLDLSSIGFTPAIPVDATSDLPVNDESMNLMEMNQLVSGIHLDSVPEFPAKLDSRRAKARKNDAPAASDSSQPQENVFTSTRENEPGRSLRPRKPKKNICELVDESEDDILAGRVSADERLGSSALEDNINNEEYQVGSEFGTKKAKRKSKKQDSKKEKTVRKRRNSKGASEQDVDAKPKKFSHSTRRRKVDRVLLETPEDEIDYQKVPLRDLILLAEHKERQMKKEESAAGAPSTKPSHDNSFEFFNEDNNGHLSPRVEESGTYFNYQTYMDRTPITRWSKQDTELFYEGVRQFGTDLSLIQQLFPGRTRRQVKLKYKKEEREQPLRLRDALTNRAKDHSHFEAVIVRLQQIAAEENENADKNGSTELGDNDVADEGIPDVSDVNDEEAKNGQQIEEQEKEEDIGQGLAEDGSPLKLYNSEDDLFRWSQYKTDA; translated from the exons ATGGGGATTGATTTGGATCCATTGGATGACATATTTGCTGTTGGACCTATAAAGAATG CTCGACCCGCCGGAAAGTTCCAGCCTAAGGCAAAGTTACGAACACCAAGAAATGACTCTACCCCAACTTTGATTTCTTCCTCTAGTACATCACTAGTAAATGAGGTTGTAGAGAACGAGATAAGTGAGCCTGCGACAATTGCAAAGCCATCAGAACATA ATGATCAGTGGAATTATGGGTCAGTGAGCTTCTTGGATGAGAAGGTTGCCAAGTCAACTGTTAGTTTGCAGTCTGGTTTGGATGTTGTGCCCAATGATAGTGGAGGCTGGCATTCTTGCATGGAGAAGTCG AATGCTGATATATTTGTTGGATTGGATTCCCTTGATGATTTTATTACTCACACTGCTTCAGATATCG AAGGTAATATTCATCCTCAAGAGACAAGAACTGTTAATGTCTCCAACTATCATGATGGAGAAGGGGGGCTTTCTATTCCAATTCTTTCATCTGTTGATGACTCAAACCAGACAAGTAAAGAAAGTGATGCGCTATCATTTCCTTTCTCTGTTGGGGAATGTACTGTTTTAAGTAGTGATGGAGTTTGTCATATGGACAACGGAGTAATGGAAACCAGT GAAATGGATGTCATGGATATGGAAAACGTGTCCGAGTTAATTACTAGATCTT ACAAGAGAACTGGAAAATTTCACCCCAAGTCAAAATTGAAAATGCAGGAGATATGTCAACGCAGAATTGAGTGTGTTTCTAGCCCATTTTGTCCACAACAGGTTTCCGCTGAAATTAATTTTGCTAATAAGGAACCGCTTCCTGCATTTGAACATGAGGATGTTCTCGATCTTTCATCCATAGGATTTACTCCTGCCATTCCTGTTGATGCTACCTCTGATCTGCCTGTGAATGATGAATCCATGAATCTTATGGAAATGAACCAGTTGGTTTCAGGCATCCATCTGGACAGCGTCCCAGAATTTCCTGCTAAACTT GATTCACGCAGGGCAAAGGCAAGAAAAAACGATGCTCCTGCTGCGTCAGATTCTTCTCAACCACAGGAAAACGTTTTCACATCCACTCGAGAAAATGAACCTGGTAGATCTTTAAGGCCAcgaaaacccaaaaaaaatatatgcgAACTAGTTGATGAGTCAGAAGATGATATTCTTGCTGGTAGGGTGTCTGCAGATGAACGTCTTGGCAGTTCTGCTCTAGAGGACAACATTAACAATGAGGAATATCAAGTGGGCAGCGAGTTTGGAACAAAAAAGGCGAAGAGGAAGTCTAAGAAACAAGATagcaaaaaagaaaaaactGTTAGAAAGCGGAGGAATTCCAAGGGAGCCTCAGAGCAGGATGTTGATGCAAAGCCTAAAAAGTTCTCGCATTCTACACGGAGAAGAAAAG TGGACAGGGTTTTGCTTGAAACGCCAGAAGATGAAATTGATTACCAAAAGGTGCCTCTTAGGGATTTAATTCTGCTTGCAGAGCACAAAGAGCGGCAGATG AAAAAAGAAGAATCAGCAGCAGGAGCACCCTCGACAAAACCGAG CCATGATAACTCTTTTGAGTTCTTCAATGAAGATAATAATGGACATTTAAGTCCTAGGGTTGAAGAGAGCGGCACCTATTTCAACTATCAGACTTACATGGATAGAACACCAATTACACGATGGTCAAAACAGGACACTGAATTGTTCTATGag GGTGTGAGACAGTTTGGGACAGACCTTTCTTTGATTCAACAACTTTTTCCTGGTCGTACACGACGTCAAGTAAAGCTGAAATACAAAAAAGAAGAACGAGAGCAACCATTGAGGCTTCGTGATGCTTTGACAAATCGAGCTAAAG ATCATTCCCATTTTGAAGCAGTGATTGTGCGGCTACAACAAATAGCAGCTGAAGAAAATGAGAATGCTGATAAAAATGGCTCTACTGAGTTGGGAGATAATGATGTGGCAGATGAGGGAATTCCAGATGTTTCCGATGTCAAT GATGAAGAAGCTAAGAATGGGCAGCAGATCGAGGAACAAGAGAAAGAGGAAGACATAGGGCAAGGCTTGGCAGAAGATGGAAGCCCTTTGAAGTTATATAACAGTGAGGATGATTTGTTTAGATGGAGCCAGTATAAGACTGATGCATGA